The Elgaria multicarinata webbii isolate HBS135686 ecotype San Diego chromosome 4, rElgMul1.1.pri, whole genome shotgun sequence genome contains a region encoding:
- the PROB1 gene encoding proline-rich basic protein 1 — MFSSVTRNSQLSSGPHGLNGEEKNSNYQCRFHSPPEKVCHISSNSKGDRTSDTSSSTYSTPLGSEEAESFKDCVEYFEEAGDCIKQCTYCDSEYAQGGISATSILSAAQLSPDHRSRISKATASQLCGTLNSCSNVLQENPCSMNSKEKGNSYAITSGGVQAHFSPTRGETLGVSLPAQEARAQSLQAGCNSTIKDQTCRDKLRSSSKQSQQVQMSIKAKNSSDPVCSGRMGLVTRRLQPGDSGSKYLDHPTQFSSDKSKEMLPNARKLKKSSLGSRAHGPVSSKPACPKYFVENSSVLSDSDEADNEVEKLTALSFQSLSCPQGSYLDMYSSSNRTSSSLSNSLPEDCNGMSRWPACSDPRKTAVVEHSKGSWQFPPASKAPEAELLSGVLGKEHFECVDVTLENAEGKKSFSKKRMVPKRQIQLRRKEKKEIGFCAAGDCAALQPFTQPRKESSVKGRNISDEFRINYKQFLKAASLNNTYNKSRMASSLVRNVLAKKMQYEQRIKVEQASVRGSSTSSVPSSISTDLPGDSLEGKSSSLSKSDCSFSTEDVQSHSTTSERSESLAVSKESMDALKPTKGVVVNAQLRENVYKLKTTFNELNERMKYQEATQLKRLPILAEGGMNTIDTTNIRKQASGERKEYRRARAVFESLQPDAKSSAAAPKFAKPQKPWPNLKQRAIRPNKHTQSKDEMFPHKSKSLGVPNDTSRNIFTSKTKEMKLIPQIKNEQNVANAFRRTPLGRVSSDRRLPIFQTMKLSSVSFPASGKSHSGEKSNQPKTLRTEETAQMESKGKIRTPQLRDVRKLVKDSFKSSDSSSADQASYSDSKNENSLTVLPKESTAISPLFIRCTSICRKDETPTVNHVEEKKQDQTGGIDMSTLSLHDDHTNNRESTDYYRPMVQTHGNVPVCNPESKCSAVGESPVHITTIRSKKYVVENKEFQSQVENKPVPCERSELNVRPSSAATKKESQLNITVNSSLSKQSHKTETDYFPAFSYSTLDERTMKEALPLSNHSLLKENQAAASSETVVIPPSTYLQDITRRDHGYETTSHIQEACKAQEAELTHQKHLSSETFSVAPTDNKCSSSLLKEEHILSGCGSTCESCKHPQANRHPMTSTQNIQTQTPANHFNDSASETKVPLDNHNRMHSECVISDNPVTAREYTEGIKLISNSSFTPSTSYGKLHDLGCDSFNKHQPPNEQYFSAIQADNTNYLTIPVKAHQSEAAAKHSVPTYMDNTSFTSNVSFQPSGEASGSKISNELFPPKQVEKKAPTDNLLYNNPSHGQLPLRLEESPSFSRRNERISPAGKTAPSPTRHFAAPLQAHRKMLVDPESGKCYYVESPRQPQLKMLYDPETGQYFEVLIPPVPLVSHSGLYQSPFSSVVMNPGGYGPPYMPYSGFAGFPPPPPSVAPVHVDLEDQQPVQESTNFNESFNHFSKNEVPPATQTADGNYMESLYYIPTGMNSSPNPNQALYSPSTNPGPSLPEKGSFLRM; from the coding sequence ATGTTCTCCTCTGTGACAAGAAATAGCCAGCTTTCTTCTGGGCCTCACGGATTGAATGGGGAAGAAAAAAACAGCAACTACCAATGCCGATTCCATTCTCCTCCTGAGAAAGTCTGCCACATTTCTAGCAATTCCAAAGGAGACCGCACCTCTGACACTTCCAGTTCCACTTACTCTACACCACTGGGCTCAGAGGAAGCGGAGAGTTTTAAGGACTGTGTCGAGTACTTTGAAGAAGCTGGAGATTGTATCAAGCAGTGCACTTACTGTGACTCAGAATATGCGCAAGGAGGCATATCAGCAACATCGATCCTCTCTGCAGCTCAGTTGAGCCCTGATCATCGAAGCAGGATTTCCAAGGCTACAGCCAGCCAGCTCTGTGGGACTTTGAATAGTTGCAGCAATGTCCTACAAGAAAACCCATGCAGTATGAACAGCAAAGAAAAAGGTAATTCTTATGCCATTACATCTGGAGGAGTTCAAGCTCATTTTTCTCCAACCAGGGGCGAGACTTTGGGAGTCTCATTGCCAGCCCAAGAGGCGAGAGCACAGAGCCTGCAGGCGGGCTGCAACAGTACTATAAAAGATCAAACCTGCAGAGACAAACTCCGTTCCAGTAGTAAGCAAAGCCAACAGGTTCAGATGTCAATCAAAGCCAAGAATAGCTCAGACCCAGTGTGCAGTGGCAGAATGGGTCTAGTCACACGAAGGCTGCAGCCAGGAGACAGCGGATCTAAATATTTGGATCATCCTACACAATTCAGTTCTGATAAATCCAAGGAAATGTTACCTAATGCTCGCAAGCTAAAGAAAAGCAGCCTTGGCAGTCGAGCTCACGGCCCTGTAAGTAGCAAACCAGCATGCCCCAAATATTTTGTTGAAAATTCAAGTGTTTTGAGTGACTCTGACGAGGCTGATAATGAAGTAGAGAAGCTCACTGCTCTGTCTTTCCAGAGCCTCTCATGTCCCCAAGGCAGTTACCTAGACATGTACAGTTCCAGTAACAGGACATCCTCCAGCTTGTCCAATTCCTTGCCAGAAGATTGCAATGGAATGAGCAGGTGGCCGGCATGCAGCGATCCCAGGAAAACAGCAGTGGTCGAGCACTCTAAAGGAAGCTGGCAATTCCCACCAGCCAGCAAAGCCCCAGAAGCAGAACTGCTCAGCGGTGTACTGGGGAAAGAGCACTTTGAGTGCGTCGATGTCACCCTGGAGAATGCGGAGGGCaaaaagagcttctctaaaaagAGAATGGTGCCCAAGCGCCAGATCCAGTTGAGacggaaggagaaaaaggagataGGGTTTTGTGCTGCTGGTGACTGCGCTGCACTCCAGCCATTCACACAACCAAGGAAAGAGTCATCTGTGAAGGGGAGGAACATCAGTGATGAGTTTAGGATAAATTATAAGCAATTTCTGAAAGCAGCCTCTTTGAACAATACTTACAATAAATCCAGGATGGCTTCAAGTTTGGTGAGAAATGTTTTggctaaaaaaatgcaatatgagCAAAGGATTAAAGTGGAACAAGCATCCGTCCGGGGCAGCTCAACGTCTTCTGTTCCTTCCTCCATAAGTACTGACCTCCCCGGGGACAGTTTAGAAGGCAAGTCAAGTTCTCTTTCCAAGTCAGACTGCAGTTTTTCGACTGAAGATGTGCAAAGCCATTCCACCACCAGCGAGAGGTCCGAGTCCCTTGCAGTGAGTAAAGAGAGCATGGATGCCTTGAAGCCAACAAAGGGAGTTGTTGTCAATGCGCAACTAAGGGAGAATGTCTACAAACTGAAAACTACATTTAATGAGCTGAATGAAAGAATGAAGTATCAAGAAGCTACTCAACTGAAGCGACTCCCCATCTTGGCAGAGGGTGGCATGAATACCATCGACACAACCAACATCAGAAAGCAGGCCAGCGGGGAAAGAAAAGAGTACAGGAGAGCCCGAGCTGTGTTTGAGTCTCTGCAGCCCGATGCAAAAAGCTCAGCCGCAGCTCCAAAATTTGCAAAGCCTCAAAAGCCGTGGCCCAACCTAAAGCAGCGAGCTATTCGGCCGAACAAGCACACACAGTCAAAAGACGAAATGTTTCCACATAAATCTAAAAGCCTTGGGGTGCCTAATGATACTTCCAGAAACATCTTCACATCCAAAACCAAAGAAATGAAACTCATCCCTCAGatcaaaaatgagcaaaatgttGCGAACGCCTTTAGGCGCACACCTTTGGGCAGAGTTTCCAGTGATAGGAGGTTGCCTATATTTCAGACCATGAAACTTTCATCTGTCAGTTTTCCAGCTTCTGGCAAATCACACAGTGGTGAAAAATCTAATCAGCCAAAAACACTTCGCACAGAGGAGACTGCTCAAATGGAAAGTAAAGGGAAGATAAGAACACCTCAGCTCAGAGATGTCAGGAAATTAGTGAAGGACTCCTTTAAATCATCAGACAGCTCCAGTGCAGACCAGGCTTCCTATTCAGACAGCAAAAATGAGAACAGTTTGACTGTGTTGCCAAAGGAGTCCACAGCCATCTCGCCTCTGTTTATACGTTGCACCTCAATATGTCGGAAAGATGAAACTCCAACAGTAAACCATGTAGAGGAAAAAAAGCAAGACCAAACTGGGGGCATAGATATGTCAACCCTTTCTCTGCATGATGACCACACAAACAACAGGGAATCCACTGACTATTATCGTCCCATGGTACAGACACATGGAAACGTACCTGTGTGTAATCCAGAAAGCAAATGTTCTGCAGTGGGTGAATCTCCAGTGCACATCACTACAATTCGGTCCAAGAAGTATGTTGTGGAGAATAAAGAATTTCAGTCACAAGTTGAAAATAAACCAGTGCCTTGTGAGCGGAGTGAATTAAATGTCAGACCTTCTTCTGCGGCCACCAAGAAAGAGTCGCAGCTTAATATTACAGTCAACAGCTCTCTCTCCAAGCAGTCACACAAAACAGAGACTGACTATTTCCCAGCTTTCAGTTATTCCACATTGGATGAAAGGACCATGAAAGAAGCTTTGCCACTGTCAAATCATAGCTTGTTAAAAGAGAACCAAGCTGCTGCTTCATCAGAGACTGTTGTAATTCCACCTTCTACGTATCTTCAGGACATCACAAGGAGAGATCATGGTTATGAGACCACAAGCCATATTCAGGAGGCCTGCAAAGCCCAGGAAGCTGAACTGACCCATCAGAAGCATTTATCCAGTGAGACCTTCTCAGTGGCTCCCACAGACAATAAATGTTCTTCTAGCCTTTTGAAAGAAGAACATATCTTATCTGGGTGTGGATCAACCTGTGAGAGCTGTAAGCACCCACAAGCCAACAGACATCCAATGACAAGCACCCAAAATATTCAGACACAGACTCCAGCAAATCACTTCAATGACAGTGCATCTGAAACTAAAGTGCCCTTGGACAACCACAACAGAATGCATTCAGAATGTGTAATTTCAGACAATCCAGTAACAGCAAGAGAGTATACCGAAGGAATCAAGCTAATATCAAACTCATCTTTTACACCATCAACTTCTTATGGAAAGCTCCATGACCTGGGATGTGATTCTTTTAATAAACACCAGCCACCAAATGAACAGTATTTTTCAGCCATCCAGGCTGACAACACAAATTACTTAACGATTCCTGTGAAAGCCCATCAATCCGAGGCAGCTGCTAAGCACTCAGTGCCTACATACATGGATAACACTTCATTCACCTCCAACGTCTCTTTCCAGCCCAGCGGGGAAGCATCAGGAAGTAAAATAAGCAATGAGCTTTTCCCACCAAAACAAGTGGAGAAGAAGGCACCCACTGATAATTTGTTATACAATAACCCAAGCCATGGGCAACTCCCCCTAAGACTTGAAGAATCCCCCAGTTTCTcaagaagaaatgaaagaatttcgCCAGCTGGCAAGACTGCCCCAAGCCCAACTAGGCACTTTGCTGCTCCTTTGCAAGCACATAGGAAAATGTTAGTTGATCCAGAGAGTGGGAAATGCTACTATGTGGAATCACCAAGGCAGCCTCAACTGAAGATGCTTTATGACCCAGAGACAGGGCAGTATTTTGAAGTGTTGATACCACCAGTCCCATTGGTATCACACAGTGGGCTTTACCAGTCTCCCTTCTCATCGGTGGTCATGAATCCAGGGGGTTATGGACCACCATACATGCCCTATTCTGGCTTTGCCGGCTTCCCACCTCCCCCTCCATCTGTGGCACCTGTCCATGTTGATCTTGAAGACCAACAACCCGTTCAGGAGAGCACAAACTTCAATGAGAGTTTcaaccatttttcaaagaatgaaGTTCCTCCAGCTACCCAAACTGCTGATGGAAACTACATGGAAAGTTTATATTATATTCCCACTGGGATGAATTCAAGTCCTAATCCTAATCAAGCGTTATATTCCCCATCTACAAATCCTGGCCCTTCTTTGCCTGAAAAGGGATCCTTCCTTAGGATGTGA